A window from Apostichopus japonicus isolate 1M-3 chromosome 2, ASM3797524v1, whole genome shotgun sequence encodes these proteins:
- the LOC139975205 gene encoding uncharacterized protein has product MANSKQEPNSVNNSITDEGDYENAYPGNYQAFDLGYLERGRRPKFTAQELEALVGGVESHKEVILPPGGAVAYQGSLSSSSIRQNSWKDILAKVNSVSEVKRSLPEVVKRWRYLKSRTRVKARRLTKWDKPLSDLQKRILDTVGDIEGSTNGDKENYDEDGWDEVYEIDVGEVEEEEMDYGNQLATKGRIEERPTTMEVHNTHPVTSSVTPGHLMNIGTSQSTVFPSNIPARGKANLPRTRIHQRVSSERAPLFYDGQTDLVDQESNTTVYQTNQRTNSYPDKNNVNITVQSCPCRQDNKGRPSIDEERLTIEKQRLDIERQRLEVEKERLQIERERLQMEKNEKRGKVTEDKS; this is encoded by the exons ATGGCCAATTCGAAACAAGAACCTAATAGTGTCAATAATTCGATAACCGACGAGGGTGATTACGAGAACGCGTATCCAGGCAACTACCAAGCCTTTGACCTAGGCTACCTAGAGAGAGGGCGTAGACCCAAATTTACTGCCCAGGAATTAGAGGCGTTGGTAGGTGGAGTCGAATCACACAAGGAAGTTATTCTTCCGCCTGGAGGCGCTGTCGCATACCAGGGAAGTTTGAGCAGTAGCAGCATTCGACAAAACTCATGGAAAGATATACTAGCCAAAGTCAACTCCGTGTCAGAGGTCAAACGATCCTTGCCCGAAGTCGTAAAACGATGGCGCTATTTAAAAAGTCGCACACGTGTCAAAGCGAGACGTCTAACGAAGTGGGACAAACCTCTCAGTGATCTCCAGAAGCGTATTTTAGATACTGTTGGTGACATCGAGGGATCAACAAACGGAG ATAAGGAAAATTATGACGAAGATGGGTGGGATGAAGTTTACGAGATTGATGTCGGTGAAGTGGAGGAAGAGGAAATGGACTATGGGAACCAACTCGCCACCAAGGGGAGAATCGAGGAACGTCCGACCACCATGGAAGTCCATAATACACACCCTGTGACGTCATCCGTCACCCCCGGTCATCTGATGAACATTGGCACATCACAAAGCACAGTGTTCCCGTCCAATATACCGGCGAGGGGAAAAGCGAACTTACCGCGCACGCGTATTCATCAAAGAGTCAGTTCAGAAAGAGCGCCACTGTTTTATGACGGGCAAACCGACCTTGTTGATCAGGAATCTAATACGACGGTTTATCAGACGAATCAGCGAACCAATAGCTATCCGGATAAGAATAATGTGAATATTACAGTCCAGTCTTGTCCCTGTCGACAAGATAATAAGGGCCGTCCGAGTATCGACGAGGAGAGATTAACGATCGAAAAACAGAGACTGGATATCGAGAGGCAAAGATTGGAGGTCGAGAAGGAGAGGTTACAAATAGAGCGTGAACGGTTACAAATGGAGAAGAATGAGAAAAGAGGGAAGGTAACTGAGGATAAATCCTAG
- the LOC139975198 gene encoding monocarboxylate transporter 2-like: MADSMSRTRSFIARCMYKFFIDGTLKSYGVILEKTVEDLNTAHSLIGWSFSLQIGACYLISPIAGILAGILNYQTLGLLGGLIVGTASIGPSLFSSQATWQLFPTAIMSGCGFGLLNIATILSLKNTFDSSYPLVYSTTLLSANLGVSTLPLLLEYLLRSFNKRIAMAIFGLLTCMLILVGIIIPLETRDIDVDNTKDRSRDTTNKCKASEQDDQKERKLLIDENVCKSTKQGLLVGHPGALLLVCLHVVYDLNYAGWSIFLVPYGVSLGLESATAVWLSTFGGLGGLSGRLFCMFLFYSGYDGNIYGVALPTFIVAVGISLSLISYSFTTLLVTAFLSGFGLAAQASSLSAMVPSFVCKRHFKSCVVLMYTVGGVMSQLGGIITGFIDDETCSYRLAFILMGTLSVLQCIVAVICSCYNFFSESSKKECLQ; encoded by the exons ATGGCGGACAGCATGTCGCGCACCAGATCATTTATCGCTAGGTGTATGTATAAATTTTTCATCGACGGTACTCTGAAATCCTATGGTGTGATATTAGAGAAAACGGTGGAAGACTTGAACACTGCTCATAGTTTGATCGGATGGTCGTTTTCCCTCCAAATAGGAGCATGTTACCTAATAT CACCAATAGCGGGTATCTTGGCAGGAATCTTAAACTACCAAACATTAGGGCTCCTTGGAGGGCTTATTGTTGGCACAGCAAGTATTGGTCCATCACTTTTCTCATCGCAGGCTACATGGCAATTATTTCCAACGGCTATCATGTCAG GTTGTGGCTTTGGACTGCTGAACATTGCCACTATTTTATCGCTAAAGAACACATTTGATAGTTCCTATCCTTTGGTGTACTCGACAACTCTCTTATCGGCGAACCTTGGTGTTTCTACTCTGCCATTGCTGCTAGAATACCTTCTTCGGTCTTTTAACAAGCGAATCGCAATGGCCATCTTTGGCCTCCTTACATGCATGCTAATTTTGGTCGGTATAATCATACCCTTGGAAACACGTGACATAGATGTGGATAATACAAAAGATAGGTCTAGAGATACAACAAATAAATGCAAAGCGTCTGAACAAGACGACCAGAAAGAGAGGAAGTTATTAATTGACGAAAATGTGTGCAAATCCACAAAACAGGGACTACTTGTTGGACATCCGGGTGCTTTACTGCTTGTTTGTCTTCACGTTGTGTACGATTTGAATTATGCTGGTTGGTCAATATTTTTAGTACCATATGGGGTGTCTTTGGGGCTAGAATCTGCGACAGCTGTTTGGTTATCTACATTCGGAGGTCTTGGTGGGCTTTCCGGGCGATTATTTTGCATGTTCCTATTTTATAGCGGATACGACGGCAATATCTACGGGGTCGCCCTTCCTACATTTATCGTTGCAGTCGGGATTTCGCTGAGTCTAATATCTTACAGTTTCACCACTTTGTTAGTCACTGCGTTCCTCAGCGGTTTTGGCTTGGCAGCTCAGGCTTCTTCTTTATCCGCCATGGTTCCATCATTTGTCTGCAAACGCCATTTTAAATCCTGCGTGGTATTAATGTATACTGTAGGTGGTGTAATGTCCCAACTCGGAGGAATAATAACAG gTTTTATTGATGACGAAACCTGCTCATACAGGCTCGCATTCATCTTGATGGGCACCCTCAGTGTATTACAGTGCATCGTTGCGGTTATTTGTTCTTGCTACAACTTTTTCTCGGAATCATCTAAAAAGGAATGCCTTCAGTGA